From the bacterium genome, one window contains:
- a CDS encoding M24 family metallopeptidase, producing the protein MSSRDFESARGALDSGANFGRLTGTPYYADAVYERFSDAEHARRLAATRDKMARLALDGLIACGGPNHWSYGAGVFWLSNHREWHALSVYLYVPREGEPALVYGMGGTHIEATRRAVAVRDVRPAPGGQFGEALAAVAKERGHAGGRIGIAVIDPRYGDYLPYNQYRRLAAELPDARLELVGDFFHELLVVKSTEEQTRVRRAGALCVAALRAVRAAARPGVAEYELKAAAASAILAGGGELDFLIIGSTPMDAPSMVFGNPRPSGRRLRPGDLILNELAAGYEGYTAQIGIPICVGRPTDRVRAMWDEVVRPGFDLLAEELRPGNTFEAMQRKTAVFRERGYQSRPIVMHGIDLTSHHPDVRVDGVHAEPADRVMRPGMELMLEPNPITPDGLLGLFYGHTFLLTETGREHVTAGLPEDLLVAGS; encoded by the coding sequence GTGTCATCCCGCGACTTCGAATCGGCGCGCGGCGCCCTCGACAGCGGCGCGAACTTCGGCCGCCTCACGGGCACGCCGTACTACGCCGACGCGGTGTACGAGCGGTTCTCCGACGCGGAGCACGCGCGCCGCCTCGCCGCGACCCGCGACAAGATGGCTCGCCTCGCTCTCGACGGGCTCATCGCCTGCGGCGGGCCCAACCACTGGAGCTACGGCGCCGGGGTCTTCTGGCTCAGCAATCACCGCGAATGGCACGCGCTCTCGGTCTATCTCTACGTGCCGCGCGAGGGCGAGCCGGCGCTCGTGTACGGGATGGGCGGCACGCACATCGAAGCGACGCGCCGCGCGGTCGCCGTGCGCGACGTGCGTCCGGCGCCGGGCGGCCAGTTCGGCGAGGCGCTGGCGGCCGTGGCGAAGGAGCGGGGACACGCCGGTGGCCGGATCGGCATCGCGGTGATCGATCCGCGATACGGCGATTACCTGCCGTACAACCAATACCGGCGTCTGGCCGCGGAGCTGCCGGACGCCCGGCTCGAGCTGGTAGGCGACTTCTTTCACGAGTTGCTCGTCGTGAAGAGCACGGAAGAACAGACGCGCGTCCGCCGGGCCGGCGCGCTCTGCGTCGCGGCGCTGCGCGCCGTCCGCGCCGCGGCGCGGCCAGGCGTCGCCGAGTACGAACTGAAAGCGGCCGCCGCGTCGGCGATCCTCGCCGGCGGCGGCGAACTCGATTTCCTCATCATCGGCAGCACGCCGATGGACGCGCCGAGCATGGTCTTCGGCAATCCGCGGCCGTCGGGGCGGCGGCTCCGTCCGGGCGATCTTATCCTGAACGAGCTCGCCGCAGGCTACGAGGGCTACACCGCGCAGATCGGGATCCCGATCTGCGTCGGCCGGCCGACCGACCGCGTGCGGGCGATGTGGGACGAGGTGGTGCGCCCGGGGTTCGATCTGCTCGCAGAGGAGCTGCGGCCGGGCAACACCTTCGAGGCGATGCAGCGGAAGACGGCGGTCTTCCGCGAGCGCGGCTACCAGTCGCGGCCGATCGTGATGCACGGGATCGATCTCACGAGCCACCATCCGGACGTGCGCGTCGACGGCGTGCACGCCGAGCCGGCCGATCGGGTGATGCGGCCGGGCATGGAGCTGATGCTCGAGCCGAACCCCATCACGCCGGACGGACTGCTCGGGCTCTTCTACGGCCACACATTCCTCTTGACCGAGACCGGGCGCGAACACGTGACCGCCGGGCTCCCCGAGGATCTCCTCGTCGCCGGGAGCTGA
- a CDS encoding ABC transporter permease yields the protein MNGQAAVLSSQQRAVQAAASRLRRRRRLQDAIVRVASVCAVLAIWEVGAREMSPLLFAPPSRIIAAGAQMVVSGELWPYLSLSFRVAGAGMLLGTVVGIAAGVLIARVRLLDLSLEPFVIALYSTPMVALIPLVVIWAGFGDAGKTVVIFLFAVFPVLLNTYQGVRGVDARLLEVARSFRTSERALWGDVILPSALPFIVAGVRLALGRALIGMVIADLYTSVSGVGYLIVRYAQNLQIDRLLVPVVILSITGVTLVQALRWVEVRIAPWQFAGRDD from the coding sequence GTGAACGGCCAGGCGGCGGTGCTGTCGTCGCAGCAACGGGCGGTACAGGCCGCGGCGTCGCGCCTCCGGCGGCGCCGGCGGCTGCAGGACGCGATCGTCCGCGTGGCGTCGGTCTGTGCCGTGCTCGCGATCTGGGAGGTAGGCGCCCGCGAGATGAGCCCGCTGCTCTTCGCGCCGCCGTCGCGGATTATCGCGGCCGGCGCGCAGATGGTCGTCTCCGGCGAGCTGTGGCCGTACCTCAGCCTGAGCTTCCGCGTCGCGGGGGCCGGCATGCTCCTCGGCACCGTCGTCGGCATCGCGGCCGGGGTGTTGATCGCGCGCGTGCGCCTGCTCGACCTCTCGCTCGAGCCGTTCGTGATCGCGCTGTACTCGACGCCGATGGTCGCGCTGATTCCACTCGTCGTGATCTGGGCCGGCTTCGGCGACGCCGGCAAGACCGTCGTGATCTTCTTGTTCGCGGTCTTTCCGGTGCTGCTGAATACCTACCAGGGCGTCCGGGGGGTGGACGCGCGCCTCCTGGAGGTCGCGCGCTCGTTTCGCACCTCGGAGCGGGCGCTGTGGGGTGACGTGATCCTGCCGTCGGCGCTGCCGTTCATCGTGGCGGGCGTGCGGCTCGCCCTCGGCCGCGCGCTCATCGGGATGGTGATTGCCGACCTGTACACCTCCGTCTCGGGCGTCGGCTACCTCATCGTCCGCTATGCCCAGAACCTCCAGATCGACCGCCTGCTGGTGCCGGTGGTGATCCTTTCGATCACCGGGGTGACGTTGGTTCAGGCGCTGCGCTGGGTCGAGGTGCGGATCGCGCCCTGGCAGTTCGCCGGGCGGGACGACTGA
- a CDS encoding ABC transporter ATP-binding protein → MTPKIRIERACRMFAGGTVSAFEDLSFDVYDNEILCIVGPSGCGKTTLLRCIDGLVPLSAGRILFDGTPVTAPPSRMAMVFQHFGLFPWKTVEANVAYGLRLARVSRTEADGRVRRALTLVGLQTFAPYYPYQLSGGMQQRVGLARALAIEPEVLLMDEPFAALDAQTREILQEEMLRILDQERKTIVFVTHSIDEALLLGDRVIVLTSRPARVRDVLPVPFPRPRALAAVRADPAFGALRSRVWDLLRQEIQ, encoded by the coding sequence GTGACGCCCAAGATTCGGATCGAGAGGGCGTGCCGGATGTTCGCGGGCGGCACCGTCAGCGCGTTCGAGGACCTCTCGTTCGACGTCTACGACAACGAGATTCTCTGCATCGTCGGACCGAGCGGCTGCGGAAAGACGACCCTCTTGCGGTGCATCGACGGCCTGGTGCCGCTGTCGGCGGGCCGCATCCTCTTCGACGGGACGCCGGTCACGGCGCCGCCGTCGCGCATGGCGATGGTCTTTCAGCACTTCGGCCTCTTCCCCTGGAAGACGGTCGAGGCCAACGTGGCCTACGGGCTCCGCTTGGCCCGCGTCTCCCGAACGGAAGCCGACGGCCGCGTACGGCGTGCGCTCACGCTGGTCGGGCTCCAGACGTTCGCGCCGTACTACCCGTATCAACTCTCCGGCGGCATGCAGCAGCGCGTCGGGCTCGCGCGGGCGCTCGCGATCGAACCAGAGGTGCTGCTGATGGACGAGCCGTTCGCGGCCCTCGACGCACAGACCCGCGAGATCCTGCAGGAAGAGATGCTGCGCATCCTCGACCAGGAGCGCAAGACGATCGTGTTCGTGACGCACAGCATTGACGAGGCCCTGCTGCTCGGCGACCGCGTCATCGTACTGACATCCCGTCCGGCGCGGGTGCGCGATGTGCTGCCGGTCCCGTTTCCACGGCCCCGTGCCCTGGCCGCGGTCCGCGCCGACCCCGCGTTCGGCGCCCTGCGGTCACGGGTGTGGGACCTGCTGCGGCAGGAGATCCAGTGA
- a CDS encoding alpha/beta hydrolase encodes MPDERVRYVGRVWEPRLVANGVDPSDYRRVVGGLETWDQWYGAWMDLAGGHERLARDAEIGGFGLTAGEAYYRAAIAYHFAVFSWTENLDEYTHGHERCVDCYRRALPWLDPPAERVEFPLETVRIPGYLRRPRVDPAGAAPGGDSRPPVVLFLSGLDSIKEEHATFERFFLRRGLATLTLDGPGQGETWYRMKMRADWEVTATAAIDYLLGRGDVDGTRVGVCGVSLGGYLAPRCAAFEPRLRAVASCGGLHSLEEGRLHRGPHLARWLHVWGARDHAELEARSRGATLADCAARITAPLLVVHGAQDTLIPPEDAYRTYERAAGPKRWVLYPDGNHVCNNITYKYRPLVADFMAEQLR; translated from the coding sequence ATGCCTGACGAGCGGGTCCGCTACGTCGGCCGCGTCTGGGAGCCGCGGCTCGTCGCCAACGGCGTGGATCCGAGCGACTACCGTCGCGTCGTCGGCGGGCTCGAGACCTGGGACCAGTGGTACGGAGCGTGGATGGATCTGGCCGGCGGCCACGAGCGGCTGGCCCGCGACGCCGAGATCGGCGGATTCGGTCTCACCGCGGGGGAGGCGTACTACCGGGCCGCGATCGCCTACCATTTCGCCGTTTTCAGCTGGACGGAGAACCTGGATGAGTACACTCACGGCCACGAGCGCTGCGTGGACTGCTACCGGCGCGCGCTGCCCTGGCTCGATCCGCCGGCCGAGCGCGTCGAGTTTCCCCTCGAGACGGTCCGGATTCCGGGCTATCTGCGTCGCCCGCGCGTGGACCCCGCCGGCGCGGCCCCCGGAGGGGACTCCAGGCCGCCCGTCGTCTTGTTTCTCTCCGGGCTCGACTCGATCAAAGAAGAGCACGCCACCTTCGAGCGGTTTTTCCTGCGGCGGGGCCTCGCGACGCTCACCCTCGACGGGCCGGGCCAGGGCGAGACGTGGTACCGCATGAAGATGCGCGCCGATTGGGAGGTCACGGCGACGGCGGCGATCGACTACCTGCTCGGGCGCGGCGACGTCGACGGCACGCGGGTCGGCGTCTGCGGCGTCAGCCTCGGCGGCTACCTTGCGCCTCGGTGCGCCGCGTTCGAGCCGCGCCTCCGCGCCGTGGCGTCGTGCGGCGGCCTGCACAGCCTGGAGGAAGGCCGCCTGCACCGCGGGCCGCATCTCGCGCGGTGGCTGCACGTCTGGGGGGCGCGTGATCACGCGGAACTGGAGGCCCGCAGCCGGGGCGCCACGCTCGCCGACTGCGCGGCGCGCATCACGGCGCCGCTCCTCGTCGTACACGGCGCGCAAGACACCTTGATCCCGCCCGAAGACGCGTACCGCACGTACGAGCGCGCGGCGGGGCCCAAGCGGTGGGTGCTGTACCCCGACGGCAACCACGTCTGCAACAACATCACCTACAAATACCGGCCGCTCGTCGCGGATTTCATGGCGGAACAGCTGCGGTGA
- a CDS encoding ABC transporter substrate-binding protein, with the protein MRPRLLSAALAVAALAVAGAAPSGLAAPAAPQFPPAGPHDKIVFGQPTAPPNVVHAPVELAKAFGFMDKFSVDLSVLDFDGSTRALTAAIAGGINVGLIDCQVANGNGVQISMFYAPAPRTDFVLVARDSIKTLGDLKGRKMGLSGAPGGIIDRMNRAILAKAGLRAEDVTMVPTTTAGRVPALVTGQNDTALFHLEQASKVLRTQRGFHVLYDLYKALPDYEYNAYCGLRPWVQAHRQAVVNLAAATILAVRYAYAHRAETIKALTDITHEDAEDVAYAYGKVVTGCIWARNLGLDSRRIDWTTQFEHAGGNLRNVYPASQIVDAGLANEALAKAGGAVPVPEGCE; encoded by the coding sequence ATGAGACCCCGACTGCTCTCCGCGGCGCTCGCCGTCGCCGCGCTCGCCGTGGCCGGCGCGGCGCCCTCGGGTCTTGCCGCTCCGGCGGCACCCCAGTTCCCGCCCGCCGGGCCGCACGACAAGATCGTCTTCGGCCAGCCGACGGCGCCGCCGAACGTGGTCCACGCGCCGGTCGAGCTGGCGAAGGCGTTCGGGTTCATGGACAAATTCAGCGTGGACCTGTCGGTGCTCGACTTCGACGGCTCGACGCGCGCGCTCACCGCGGCGATCGCCGGCGGCATCAACGTCGGTCTCATCGATTGCCAGGTCGCGAACGGCAACGGGGTCCAGATCTCGATGTTCTATGCGCCGGCTCCCCGGACCGACTTCGTGCTCGTGGCGCGCGACAGCATCAAGACGCTGGGAGACCTCAAGGGGCGGAAGATGGGGCTCTCGGGCGCGCCCGGGGGCATCATCGATCGCATGAACCGCGCGATCCTCGCGAAGGCGGGCCTGCGGGCCGAAGACGTGACGATGGTCCCGACGACCACCGCCGGGCGCGTGCCGGCGCTCGTGACCGGCCAGAACGACACCGCGCTCTTCCATCTGGAGCAGGCGAGCAAGGTGCTGCGCACCCAGCGGGGTTTCCACGTTCTGTACGATCTCTACAAGGCGCTGCCCGATTACGAGTACAACGCCTACTGCGGGCTTCGCCCGTGGGTGCAGGCTCACCGGCAGGCGGTCGTCAACCTGGCCGCGGCGACGATTCTCGCCGTGCGGTATGCCTACGCGCACCGCGCGGAGACGATCAAGGCGCTGACCGACATCACGCACGAAGACGCCGAGGACGTCGCGTACGCGTACGGGAAAGTCGTCACCGGCTGCATCTGGGCGCGCAACCTCGGGCTCGACTCGAGGCGCATCGACTGGACCACGCAGTTCGAGCACGCCGGCGGCAACCTCCGGAACGTCTACCCGGCGAGTCAGATCGTCGACGCGGGTCTCGCCAACGAGGCGCTCGCCAAGGCCGGCGGCGCGGTCCCGGTTCCCGAGGGCTGCGAGTAG